TAGTCGATGTTGCGGGTACGCAGCGCGACCCGGGCGAACTTGCCCAGCGCGTACGCCTTCTCGTTGGTCAGCCCGCCACCACCGAAGATCGCGACCGCGTCCCGGCCGTGCGCGGCCTGGAGGCCGCGGATCCCGGTGACGATCCGGTCGTACGCCTCGGCCCAGGTCGCCGGGCGCAGCCGGCCGTCGGGGCCGCGCAGCAGCGGGGTGGTCAGCCGCTCCGGGTGGTCGAGCAACTCGGCGGCGGTCCAGCCCTTCTGGCACAGGCCGCCCCGGTTGGTGGGGAAGTCGCGGGGCAGGACCTCGACGCGCCCGGCACTGTCGCGCAGGACCATTCCACACTGGAGGGCGCAGTACGGGCAGTGCGTGGCCGCCTCGCGGGGCGGCTGCCCCGGGCTGGTCGCAGCTCGTGCACCGTCTGTCATGACGGCAAAGCGTGCCGCCGGGGGGTTTCCGCTCCGGGTCCCGTTTGTTTCGGCCCTGTCAAGAGCCGCTCACATCGGGTCCGGGCAGCGGATCGGCGCCGGTCGACGCCCGGGAAGGGGACACACCGCGTCGAGCAGCGGTGTCCGCCGGGACACCCCGCTCTCACGGCGGGTCCGCCCGACTCGTGCGCCGTCCGTATCCGCGGCGACGCGAGACGGGCACCGATGGGAAATCGCTTCCGTCTAGCGTTCCCCCCGTCCCGCCCCGAGACGAGAAGGAGCCGTGGCGTGAGCGTCCTCTCCACCGCGCCGGTCACCGACGCCCCCGCGAAGCCGGGCCGCCGGCACCGGCTCGACGACTGGCGTCCGGAGGATCCGGAGTTCTGGCAGGTCACCGGGGCGCGGGTCGCCCGCCGCAACCTGTGGGTGTCGATCTTCGCCGAGCACGTGGGCTTCTCGGTGTGGAGCCTCTGGTCGGTGACCGTGCTCTTCCTCGGTCCCGAGTACGGCATCGACCCGGCCGGCAAGTTCCTGCTCACCGCCGTACCGGCCGCGCTGGGCGCGGCGCTGCGGCTGCCGTACACCCTGGCGGTGGCCCGCTTCGGCGGGCGGACCTGGACGATCGTCAGCGCGCTGCTGCTGCTGGTGCCGGCGGTGCCGATGGCGGTGCTGCTCGAACCGGGCGTGTCGTACTCCACGCTGATGGTGCTGGCCTGCCTCACCGGTGTCGGCGGCGGCAACTTCGCCTCCTCGATGGCGAACATCAACCTCTTTTTTCCGGAGCGGCTCAAGGGTAAGGCGCTCGGCCTCAACGCCGGGGGTGGCAATCTGGGCGTACCGGCCGTGCAACTGGTCGGGTTGGCGGTGCTGGCCACTGCGGGGGCCGCGTACCCCCGGCTGGTGCCCGCGGTCTACCTGCCGCTGATCGTGCTGGCGGCGCTGGCCGCGGCGCGCTGGCTGGACAACGTGCCGGCGGCGCGCAACGAGCCGGGGGCGCTGCGCGAGGCGGCCCGGGAGCCGCACACCTGGGTGATGTCCCTGCTCTACATCGGCAGCTTCGGCTCGTTCATCGGCTTCGGGTTCGCCTTCGGCCAGGTGCTCCAGATCGAGTTCGCCGAC
The nucleotide sequence above comes from Micromonospora pallida. Encoded proteins:
- a CDS encoding MFS transporter → MSVLSTAPVTDAPAKPGRRHRLDDWRPEDPEFWQVTGARVARRNLWVSIFAEHVGFSVWSLWSVTVLFLGPEYGIDPAGKFLLTAVPAALGAALRLPYTLAVARFGGRTWTIVSALLLLVPAVPMAVLLEPGVSYSTLMVLACLTGVGGGNFASSMANINLFFPERLKGKALGLNAGGGNLGVPAVQLVGLAVLATAGAAYPRLVPAVYLPLIVLAALAAARWLDNVPAARNEPGALREAAREPHTWVMSLLYIGSFGSFIGFGFAFGQVLQIEFADRFATPVDAAWLTFLGPLVGSLIRPVGGHLADRYGGARVTFWNFAAMAASATLVLYAAGQRSLPLYLAGFMALFVTSGIGNGSTYKMIPAIFRSRAAAEVAGGRLDPADAERRARRLTGALIGIAGAVGAFGGVLVNIAFRQSFLTWQSADAAYLAFIGCYAVCLLVTWLVYLRPGRRQLAGV